One stretch of Prosthecobacter debontii DNA includes these proteins:
- the pyrE gene encoding orotate phosphoribosyltransferase, which produces MSLESDRAELAQILRTKSVKTGKFTLASGKESDLYVDCRLTTLDARGAVLVGRVLHDLLRQKEAALGISVGSLGGLTMGADPLTLAVAMTSSLAGDAKVVQAFNVRKEPKGHGRGKRIEGNFDPAQPVVVVDDVITTGDSTLKAIQAIEDEGGKVAFALILVDRQEGGRDNIESKGYPVVAAYTRADLV; this is translated from the coding sequence ATGTCCCTCGAATCCGACCGCGCTGAACTCGCCCAAATCCTCCGCACCAAATCCGTCAAAACTGGAAAATTCACTCTGGCTTCAGGCAAAGAGAGCGATCTGTATGTGGACTGCCGGTTGACCACTCTGGATGCGCGTGGTGCGGTTTTGGTGGGTCGGGTGCTGCATGATTTACTGCGCCAAAAAGAGGCAGCCCTGGGAATCAGCGTTGGCTCTCTGGGGGGCCTGACCATGGGGGCAGATCCCCTGACGTTGGCCGTCGCGATGACCTCGAGCCTAGCGGGTGACGCCAAGGTCGTACAAGCCTTCAACGTGCGTAAAGAACCCAAGGGCCACGGACGGGGCAAGCGCATCGAGGGGAACTTTGATCCCGCTCAACCCGTCGTGGTGGTGGACGATGTGATCACCACGGGTGACTCCACCCTGAAAGCGATCCAGGCCATCGAGGACGAGGGTGGTAAGGTGGCTTTTGCGCTGATTTTGGTGGATCGCCAAGAAGGCGGACGGGACAACATTGAGAGCAAAGGTTACCCCGTCGTGGCGGCTTATACCCGCGCTGACCTGGTGTGA
- a CDS encoding M23 family metallopeptidase, with amino-acid sequence MTNGGPAFTFSPPRPVSWCGGLLFFGLLLLATLSQAQSTGSVRCQLADGFDFPVGKPNGDGYYKSRGYWPNGHLGEDWNGKGGGDSDLGAPIYSTARGVVIISENIGVGWGNCIIVRHAYRDETGKIAMVDSLYAHLQQRLVKVGQVMEKGQLVGTMGGNNGMYLVHLHFEMRKNLRIGMNRSQFARDNTNYYSPTDFINKHRNLQTNFQKYPIPMGLFAPYGRSLADARSDGGDTVKVPTVTPNLPDAGPSADDEDFWSKLRSRLKQSKITEGEKTQP; translated from the coding sequence GAGGGCTGTTGTTTTTCGGCCTGCTGCTACTGGCAACCCTCAGTCAGGCTCAGTCCACTGGCTCTGTCCGCTGCCAATTGGCCGATGGTTTTGACTTCCCTGTCGGTAAGCCCAATGGCGACGGCTATTACAAGTCTCGCGGTTACTGGCCCAACGGCCACCTCGGGGAAGACTGGAATGGCAAAGGCGGTGGCGACAGTGACCTCGGCGCTCCTATCTACTCCACAGCCCGCGGAGTGGTGATCATTTCCGAGAACATCGGAGTCGGCTGGGGAAATTGCATCATCGTGCGTCACGCCTACCGTGACGAAACGGGCAAAATCGCCATGGTGGATAGCCTCTACGCCCACCTCCAACAGCGCCTCGTCAAGGTGGGCCAGGTGATGGAGAAAGGTCAACTCGTGGGCACCATGGGTGGCAACAACGGCATGTATCTGGTGCATTTGCACTTTGAGATGCGGAAAAACCTGCGCATCGGCATGAACCGCAGTCAGTTCGCCCGTGACAATACGAACTACTACAGCCCCACGGACTTCATCAATAAGCATCGAAATCTCCAGACCAACTTCCAGAAGTATCCCATCCCCATGGGCTTGTTTGCTCCCTATGGCCGATCCTTGGCCGATGCCCGTAGTGACGGAGGCGATACCGTGAAGGTGCCGACGGTGACCCCCAATCTCCCAGATGCGGGTCCTTCTGCTGACGACGAAGACTTTTGGTCAAAGCTGCGCAGCCGCTTGAAGCAGAGCAAAATCACCGAAGGCGAGAAGACTCAGCCCTGA
- a CDS encoding S16 family serine protease yields the protein MKKFRGCKLGRWYLGLLLSYGLVSAQEETARYEMLKFGEDKHVLTSSFKLPEGGYQGTGAVTIDPGPDRTCTLTIPDRCVIESTRFIVRAGGRLSVRGSLLRNCYIGMDPGAEVAIDSCGLEKCEFASPNALKLDFPSEIKITNSILQAGAWFSPINLMGLKMMDCVVRELESSRYTMRCAFGGALAQKSGPFTPLALARSPLIQYTRFDQCAIDRSLLLTSSHVTFENSRGLFNNLLAADGLGASTSVVLPIRWINSQPEELPTNVGLLVLNEEIAGGCRLEATVEDGVLKLKGLDVQAALPLTSILPESGTPSTDSSMQGRDTLATDGVELKLEQSHVNGLLIMQLASGREAGQVTKMNITAVPGNASLNFSQPVGSDMRIALNEVTKFMRLRHKGLAAGRSLEIAFEEKYSGKDGPSAAVACGLLVESVIMGKTWDPTFAVTGDMNADGSVQPIGGVAAKVRGATKGACKIVAVPAKNERSVQDILVLDGPGPLAAIHVFALEQFNQAVQLADSERTGTLQQAVAEFDVIRSALQRDPRQMLAILRTPHAITRLQAVLEKAPHSLSAKYLLMYAQGRVPTKLSLAGSIEAADAGAMGLSSSTKNDFSGKTALSFQPDELGGSINRLKNLRPRLDPRVWPYVDSLVSCGEIIRGELLNPSRTQNKFNEMLGRARQAGRSADAAKSKLLSDPEVIEDLGL from the coding sequence ATGAAAAAATTCCGAGGCTGCAAGTTGGGGCGTTGGTATTTAGGATTATTGCTATCGTATGGCTTAGTCTCAGCGCAGGAGGAAACTGCACGATATGAAATGCTGAAATTCGGCGAGGATAAGCATGTCCTGACCTCTTCGTTCAAGCTTCCGGAGGGGGGCTATCAGGGAACAGGCGCAGTCACTATTGATCCTGGTCCTGATCGGACCTGCACGCTGACGATTCCCGACAGGTGTGTCATTGAATCCACTCGTTTTATCGTTCGGGCTGGGGGACGCTTGAGCGTCCGCGGTTCGTTGTTGAGGAACTGTTATATCGGTATGGACCCAGGTGCTGAGGTAGCGATTGATTCCTGTGGTTTGGAGAAATGCGAGTTTGCTTCGCCCAATGCTTTGAAGCTGGATTTTCCATCGGAGATCAAGATCACCAATTCCATCTTGCAGGCGGGTGCTTGGTTTTCTCCCATCAATCTCATGGGGCTAAAGATGATGGATTGTGTGGTGAGAGAGCTAGAATCATCGCGGTATACCATGCGTTGTGCTTTTGGCGGTGCACTTGCCCAGAAAAGCGGCCCTTTTACACCTCTAGCCCTGGCCCGGAGCCCTTTGATCCAATACACTCGATTTGACCAATGCGCCATTGACCGATCTTTGTTGCTGACCAGTTCTCATGTGACGTTTGAAAACAGTCGCGGCCTATTCAATAACCTGCTTGCTGCGGATGGGCTTGGAGCTTCGACAAGCGTCGTTTTGCCCATTCGTTGGATAAATAGTCAGCCTGAGGAGTTGCCAACAAATGTTGGGTTGCTGGTCCTGAATGAGGAAATTGCTGGTGGGTGCCGTTTGGAGGCGACGGTCGAGGATGGGGTGCTCAAACTCAAAGGGCTAGACGTACAGGCGGCCTTACCACTGACAAGTATCTTGCCCGAGTCCGGCACACCTAGCACTGATAGCTCCATGCAAGGTAGGGACACGCTGGCGACCGATGGGGTGGAATTGAAGTTGGAGCAGTCCCATGTGAATGGATTACTTATCATGCAACTGGCCTCCGGGCGAGAAGCAGGCCAAGTGACCAAAATGAATATCACGGCCGTGCCGGGAAATGCCTCGCTTAACTTTAGTCAACCAGTCGGGAGTGATATGCGCATCGCCCTGAACGAAGTCACCAAATTCATGAGGCTACGCCATAAGGGGCTCGCGGCAGGTAGATCGCTGGAGATCGCATTTGAAGAAAAATATTCAGGCAAGGATGGTCCTTCAGCGGCGGTGGCGTGTGGATTACTCGTGGAGTCTGTGATCATGGGTAAGACCTGGGATCCTACGTTTGCAGTCACAGGGGACATGAATGCCGATGGAAGTGTCCAACCCATCGGCGGAGTCGCGGCTAAGGTGCGAGGAGCAACGAAGGGTGCTTGTAAGATCGTCGCTGTGCCAGCCAAGAACGAGCGATCTGTTCAGGACATCCTCGTGTTGGATGGTCCAGGACCGCTGGCGGCGATCCATGTCTTTGCTCTGGAGCAATTCAATCAAGCCGTGCAGCTAGCCGACTCAGAGAGAACGGGGACGCTTCAGCAAGCTGTGGCTGAGTTTGATGTCATTCGCAGCGCGCTCCAGCGTGATCCACGGCAGATGTTGGCCATTCTGCGCACGCCTCACGCCATCACTCGGCTGCAAGCAGTCCTGGAAAAAGCCCCTCATAGCCTCTCGGCAAAATATTTGTTGATGTATGCCCAGGGACGGGTGCCGACAAAGCTGTCGCTGGCGGGTTCCATTGAGGCGGCGGATGCGGGAGCCATGGGGCTGAGCAGTTCAACCAAAAACGATTTTTCCGGAAAAACCGCTTTATCGTTTCAGCCCGATGAACTCGGTGGGTCCATCAATCGACTGAAGAATCTGCGTCCGCGTCTGGACCCTCGCGTCTGGCCTTATGTGGACAGCCTCGTGAGCTGTGGAGAGATTATTCGCGGAGAACTGCTAAATCCATCCCGCACTCAAAACAAGTTCAACGAGATGCTGGGGCGGGCTCGACAAGCCGGACGTTCGGCGGATGCGGCCAAAAGCAAGCTGCTGAGTGACCCCGAGGTCATTGAAGATCTCGGCCTCTAA
- a CDS encoding FAD-dependent oxidoreductase, which produces MRLVALSLILAAFTGLSAADLQTDVCIYGATPGGVAAALSAARSGSEVVLVEPTARIGGLLTSGLSHTDFHSLESLTGSFLEFSQKVKAYYVKTYGADSEQVKACFEGTFGEPKVNLLILEQMLAGESRIQIHRGAALEKVEKEGTQIGAIHFKGLSVHAKVFVDGSYEGDLLAKAGVSYHVGREGRDDYGESLAPEKGDSQLQAYNFRFCATDDSANRVPIAAPAGYKREDFLPVLDFLKPGEIERVFGYPSKCIVKAQTPALPNHKYDLNDVSRGLVRLSMPGHNLGWPEGDAAARQAIFAEHLRYNVGLLYFLINDEAVPAHIQEPARAWGWCKDEFTETDHLPPQLYVREARRMTGEHIYVQQDSEHAAGDARAKLFTDSIAMGDYGNNCHGTSHEGPQIGGKHGGELYNPVPPYQIPYGALVPKAAECTNLLVPVALSSSHVGFCALRLEPIWMSLGQATGHAAALAAKSGQSVQDVPVPKLQTLLWADHSATLYVADVPPGHTLFTAVQWWGTAGGLHGLNPMPAKLGQRGKNLHGQYYEANPGHAVELDKALDDATRTRWLELAQKLGVPTSTLTQTKTRGGFIEKAFTAAKP; this is translated from the coding sequence ATGCGTCTCGTTGCTTTGTCTCTCATTCTCGCCGCCTTCACGGGCTTATCCGCTGCTGACCTGCAAACGGATGTGTGCATTTATGGTGCCACTCCCGGCGGTGTTGCGGCCGCTCTTTCAGCCGCGCGTTCAGGCAGTGAGGTGGTTTTGGTCGAGCCGACGGCCCGCATCGGAGGCTTGCTGACCAGCGGTCTATCTCACACCGACTTCCATTCGCTGGAATCCCTCACGGGCAGCTTTCTGGAGTTTAGCCAGAAGGTGAAAGCCTATTATGTGAAGACTTACGGTGCCGATTCAGAGCAGGTCAAAGCCTGCTTCGAAGGCACCTTTGGCGAGCCCAAAGTGAACCTCCTGATCTTGGAGCAAATGCTGGCGGGGGAATCGCGCATCCAGATTCACCGTGGCGCCGCGCTGGAAAAGGTGGAAAAGGAGGGCACCCAGATCGGTGCGATTCACTTCAAAGGTTTGAGTGTTCATGCCAAGGTCTTCGTGGATGGCAGTTATGAGGGCGACCTCTTAGCGAAAGCAGGCGTCAGTTATCATGTCGGACGTGAAGGGCGGGATGACTATGGCGAATCTCTAGCTCCTGAAAAAGGTGACTCGCAATTGCAGGCCTACAATTTCCGCTTCTGCGCTACCGATGATTCTGCCAATCGCGTTCCGATCGCTGCACCTGCCGGCTACAAACGGGAGGATTTCCTGCCCGTGCTGGATTTTCTCAAGCCTGGCGAAATCGAGCGCGTCTTTGGTTATCCTTCCAAATGCATCGTGAAGGCTCAAACACCGGCTTTACCGAACCACAAGTATGACTTGAACGATGTCTCTCGCGGCCTTGTTCGCCTCTCCATGCCGGGACATAATCTAGGCTGGCCGGAAGGGGATGCCGCTGCACGCCAAGCCATCTTCGCCGAACATCTCCGTTACAACGTGGGATTGCTTTACTTCCTGATCAACGATGAAGCCGTTCCGGCTCATATCCAGGAACCGGCAAGAGCCTGGGGATGGTGTAAAGACGAGTTCACCGAGACCGACCACCTGCCACCCCAACTCTATGTGCGCGAAGCCCGCCGTATGACGGGGGAGCATATCTATGTGCAACAGGATAGCGAGCACGCCGCTGGAGACGCGCGGGCGAAGCTGTTCACGGACTCCATCGCCATGGGAGACTATGGGAACAACTGCCACGGCACCTCTCACGAAGGACCTCAAATCGGCGGCAAGCATGGTGGCGAGCTCTACAATCCTGTGCCGCCTTACCAGATCCCGTATGGTGCACTGGTGCCCAAGGCTGCTGAATGCACAAACCTCTTGGTTCCCGTAGCGCTCTCTTCCTCTCACGTCGGGTTCTGTGCCCTGCGGCTGGAACCGATCTGGATGTCCCTGGGACAAGCGACAGGACACGCCGCTGCACTTGCTGCAAAATCCGGCCAAAGCGTGCAGGATGTCCCCGTGCCCAAGCTTCAAACCCTGCTCTGGGCGGATCACTCAGCCACCCTCTATGTCGCAGATGTGCCGCCAGGACATACTCTCTTCACCGCCGTCCAGTGGTGGGGCACTGCGGGCGGCCTGCATGGCCTCAATCCCATGCCTGCGAAACTTGGCCAGCGTGGCAAGAACTTGCATGGCCAGTATTACGAGGCCAATCCCGGCCATGCTGTGGAACTGGATAAAGCCCTTGATGACGCTACCCGCACGCGCTGGCTGGAGCTTGCTCAGAAGCTCGGCGTTCCGACTTCCACACTAACGCAAACGAAGACACGGGGTGGCTTCATTGAAAAGGCTTTCACCGCTGCCAAACCCTGA